A region from the Benincasa hispida cultivar B227 chromosome 12, ASM972705v1, whole genome shotgun sequence genome encodes:
- the LOC120092786 gene encoding uncharacterized protein LOC120092786, with product MKFLGWYVKIGTVSALIGASMEMFMIKTGFYDKVTVLESEKLAWENSPEAQAIREALNPWRNIDAAAEARKDT from the exons ATGAAGTTTCTAGGTTGGTATGTGAAGATTGGGACAGTGTCAGCTTTGATTGGAGCTTCCATGGAAATGTTCATGATTAAAACGGGCTTCT ACGATAAAGTAACAGTACTGGAGTCGGAGAAGCTGGCTTGGGAAAACTCGCCTGAGGCTCAAGCAATTAGAGAAGCCCTCAATCCTTGGAGGAACATTGATGCTGCTGCAGAGGCCAGGAAAGACACCTAA